In Halorussus limi, a genomic segment contains:
- the purH gene encoding bifunctional phosphoribosylaminoimidazolecarboxamide formyltransferase/IMP cyclohydrolase, which yields MTRIAGLASNRGRNLLHIADRTPGGAQLEVVLTNDPDAPALEAAEKRGVPTEVVARDEGETRREHERRVVAALEDYDFDLVCLDGYMRILSDAFLEETPLTLNVHPSLLPSFPGTDAHRQVLDADVKTTGCTVHVVTDATDEDGAVVEDEVDAGPVVTQEPVPVYEGDDEDDLKERVLYEGEFKAYPRAVRWFAEGRLDVDTEAGEVRVEGDGDGQFPARRLETADRAADLRYGENPHQDAALYGDATCEEANVVDAPQLNEGAKGMGYNNYNDADAALNLVKEFDRPAAAVIKHTNPAGCATADSLADAYDRALATDAKSAFGGIVALNRECDEATAEQIIDSFKEVVVAPGYTDDALATLREKDNLRVLDVGDEETFADISETTTEKDLVGGRLVQERDLQAPTRDELEVVTEREPTDDQYESLLFAWQTIKHVKSNAILFADGTETVGVGAGQVSRVDAVEIAKMKAEKDAEGKSAEGAVMASDAFFPFPDAVEAAAEAGIEAVIQPGGSVNDDDVIEAADEHDMAMVFTGSRCFRHD from the coding sequence ATGACCCGAATCGCTGGGCTCGCAAGCAACCGCGGACGGAACCTGCTCCACATCGCCGACCGCACCCCCGGCGGCGCGCAACTCGAAGTCGTACTGACCAACGACCCGGACGCGCCCGCGCTGGAGGCCGCCGAGAAGCGCGGCGTCCCGACGGAAGTCGTGGCCCGAGACGAGGGCGAGACGCGGCGCGAACACGAACGGCGCGTCGTCGCCGCGCTCGAAGACTACGACTTCGACCTCGTCTGCCTCGACGGGTACATGCGCATCCTCTCGGACGCGTTCCTGGAGGAAACGCCGCTCACGCTCAACGTCCACCCGTCGCTGCTGCCGTCGTTCCCCGGCACGGACGCCCACCGACAGGTCCTCGACGCGGACGTGAAGACCACCGGTTGCACGGTCCACGTCGTCACCGACGCCACCGACGAGGACGGTGCGGTCGTCGAGGACGAGGTGGACGCCGGCCCGGTCGTCACCCAAGAACCGGTTCCGGTCTACGAGGGCGACGACGAGGACGATCTGAAAGAGCGGGTCCTCTACGAGGGCGAGTTCAAGGCCTACCCCCGCGCCGTCCGGTGGTTCGCCGAAGGGCGACTCGACGTTGACACCGAGGCGGGCGAGGTCCGCGTCGAGGGCGACGGAGACGGACAGTTCCCGGCCCGGCGACTCGAAACCGCGGACCGCGCGGCCGACCTCCGGTACGGCGAGAACCCCCATCAGGACGCCGCGCTCTACGGCGACGCCACCTGCGAGGAGGCCAACGTCGTGGACGCGCCCCAGTTGAACGAGGGCGCGAAGGGGATGGGATACAACAACTACAACGACGCCGACGCCGCGCTGAATCTGGTCAAGGAGTTCGACCGGCCGGCCGCCGCGGTCATCAAGCACACCAACCCGGCGGGGTGCGCCACTGCGGACTCGCTCGCGGACGCCTACGACCGAGCGCTCGCCACCGACGCCAAGAGCGCCTTCGGCGGCATCGTCGCGCTCAACCGGGAATGTGACGAGGCCACCGCCGAGCAGATTATCGACTCGTTCAAAGAGGTCGTGGTCGCGCCGGGGTACACCGACGACGCGCTGGCGACCCTCCGAGAGAAGGACAACCTTCGCGTGCTGGACGTCGGGGACGAAGAGACGTTCGCGGACATCTCGGAGACGACCACGGAGAAGGACCTCGTGGGCGGCCGACTCGTGCAGGAGCGCGACCTGCAGGCTCCGACCCGCGACGAGTTGGAGGTCGTCACCGAGAGAGAGCCGACCGACGACCAGTACGAGAGCCTGCTGTTCGCGTGGCAGACCATCAAACACGTCAAGTCCAACGCCATCCTGTTCGCCGACGGGACGGAGACGGTCGGCGTCGGCGCGGGACAGGTCTCGCGGGTGGACGCCGTCGAAATCGCGAAGATGAAGGCCGAGAAGGACGCCGAGGGCAAGTCCGCGGAGGGCGCGGTCATGGCCAGCGACGCCTTCTTCCCCTTCCCGGACGCCGTCGAGGCGGCCGCCGAGGCGGGCATCGAGGCCGTGATTCAACCCGGCGGGTCGGTCAACGACGACGACGTAATCGAGGCCGCCGACGAACACGACATGGCGATGGTGTTCACCGGCAGTCGGTGTTTCCGACACGACTGA
- the purB gene encoding adenylosuccinate lyase → MNPLYAVSPLDGRYAGRTEPLREYASEAALMRARVRVEVEYLVALADLDATPLELDDSARGRLRDLYEEFDEDDADLIKRIETEGYRDYSATNHDVKAVEYFVRENLPEGAESAASWIHFALTSEDVNNLAYRLLVRGAVESVLLPELRAVRDALGDLAREYADVPMLARTHGQPATPTTFGREMAVFASRLGRAIGRVKDARDGLQGKLAGASGTYAAHVAAYPDVEWPAFAREFVERLGLERAPLTTQVNPCDDLAELFDALRGANNVLLDLDRDAWRYVSDRYLGQEAAEGETGSSTMPHKVNPIDFENSEGNLSKANSDLVFLGDYVTSSRLQRDLSDSTVKRNVGAAFAYCLLGYVKLQAGLGKVVPNEQVMREDLESTPEIIGEAVQTILRREGHTDAYERVKDLTRGRRVTLEDFRDLFEELDVDEATREELLNLTPAGYTGVAGEMAGSLDEE, encoded by the coding sequence ATGAACCCCCTCTACGCCGTGTCGCCGCTGGACGGCCGGTACGCCGGGCGGACCGAACCCCTGCGCGAGTACGCCAGCGAGGCCGCGCTGATGCGCGCCCGCGTCCGGGTCGAGGTCGAGTATCTGGTCGCGCTGGCCGACCTCGACGCGACGCCGCTGGAACTGGACGACTCGGCCCGCGGCCGACTCCGCGACCTCTACGAGGAGTTCGACGAGGACGACGCCGACCTGATAAAGCGCATCGAGACCGAGGGGTACCGCGACTACTCGGCGACCAACCACGACGTGAAGGCCGTGGAGTACTTCGTCCGCGAGAACCTGCCCGAGGGCGCGGAGTCGGCCGCGTCGTGGATTCACTTCGCGCTGACCAGCGAGGACGTGAACAACCTCGCCTACCGCCTGCTGGTGCGGGGGGCGGTCGAGTCGGTTCTCCTGCCGGAACTCCGCGCGGTTCGGGACGCGCTCGGGGACCTCGCCCGCGAGTACGCGGACGTGCCCATGCTCGCCCGGACCCACGGCCAACCCGCGACCCCGACCACCTTCGGCAGGGAGATGGCCGTCTTCGCCTCGCGACTCGGCCGCGCAATCGGGCGCGTGAAGGACGCCCGCGACGGACTACAGGGCAAGTTGGCCGGCGCGTCGGGCACCTACGCGGCCCACGTCGCGGCCTACCCCGACGTGGAGTGGCCCGCGTTCGCCCGCGAGTTCGTCGAGCGACTCGGTCTCGAACGGGCACCGCTCACCACGCAGGTCAACCCCTGCGACGACCTCGCGGAACTGTTCGACGCCCTCCGGGGCGCGAACAACGTCCTGCTCGATTTGGACCGCGACGCGTGGCGCTACGTCAGCGACCGCTACCTCGGTCAGGAGGCCGCCGAGGGCGAGACCGGTTCCTCGACCATGCCACACAAGGTCAACCCCATCGACTTCGAGAACAGCGAGGGCAACCTCTCGAAGGCCAACTCGGACCTCGTGTTCCTCGGCGACTACGTCACCTCCTCGCGCCTCCAGCGCGACCTCTCGGACTCGACCGTCAAGCGAAACGTCGGCGCGGCGTTCGCCTACTGCCTGCTTGGCTACGTCAAACTACAGGCCGGACTCGGCAAGGTCGTTCCCAACGAGCAGGTCATGCGCGAGGACCTCGAATCCACCCCCGAAATCATCGGCGAGGCGGTCCAGACCATCCTCCGGCGCGAGGGCCACACCGACGCTTACGAGCGCGTCAAGGACCTCACGCGCGGCCGGCGCGTGACCTTGGAGGACTTCCGGGACCTGTTCGAGGAGTTGGACGTGGACGAGGCGACCCGCGAGGAACTGCTCAACCTGACGCCAGCGGGGTACACCGGCGTCGCGGGCGAGATGGCCGGTTCGCTCGACGAGGAGTGA
- a CDS encoding M20 family metallopeptidase: MTFDPIDFLEDAVQTTSHEGVTEMRDLLVATLESAGADPAVEVSVDDAGNTLAVRDSGREGPHVVLNTHIDTVPPHVEFSRDDELIRGRGSCDAKGPLAAMLAAFLGVEVERGRVTLAVTPDEETNSTGAAALDFDPAPDAVIVGEPTELDVCNAAKGRFQATVTVRGANAHAAEPESGVNAVRAAGDLLSALDSFDDREDRPDESDALGDSTLTPTTIEGGTATNQVPAECSFVVDRRSVPPETAEGFRAALADHLRAHAPADVGVEVSLAERETPFLAAFETPGDSTLVRTLREAAGGTVRPFGAATEASYFAELAPTVVFGPGALADDEGAVAHAPREYVRVAEVEQAGEAVEETLASLLS, translated from the coding sequence ATGACATTCGACCCGATAGACTTCCTCGAAGACGCGGTACAGACGACCTCCCACGAGGGCGTGACCGAGATGCGCGACCTGCTGGTGGCGACGCTCGAATCCGCAGGTGCGGACCCCGCCGTAGAAGTGTCGGTGGACGACGCCGGCAACACGCTTGCAGTCCGGGACTCCGGACGGGAGGGACCGCACGTCGTCCTCAACACTCACATCGACACCGTGCCGCCGCACGTCGAGTTCTCCCGAGACGACGAACTGATTCGAGGGCGAGGCTCCTGCGACGCGAAGGGACCGCTGGCGGCGATGCTCGCGGCGTTTCTGGGCGTCGAGGTAGAGCGCGGGCGGGTGACGCTCGCGGTCACGCCCGACGAGGAGACGAACTCGACCGGCGCGGCCGCCCTCGACTTCGACCCGGCCCCCGACGCCGTAATCGTGGGCGAACCGACCGAACTCGACGTGTGCAACGCCGCCAAGGGCCGGTTTCAGGCGACGGTCACGGTCCGGGGCGCGAACGCCCACGCCGCGGAACCCGAGTCGGGCGTCAACGCGGTCCGGGCGGCCGGCGACTTGCTCTCGGCGCTCGACTCGTTCGACGACCGGGAGGACCGCCCGGACGAGAGCGACGCCCTCGGCGACTCGACGCTGACGCCCACGACCATCGAGGGCGGCACTGCCACGAATCAGGTGCCCGCCGAGTGTTCGTTCGTCGTGGACCGCCGGAGCGTCCCGCCCGAGACCGCCGAGGGGTTCCGCGCTGCGCTGGCCGACCACCTCCGAGCGCACGCGCCGGCGGACGTCGGCGTCGAGGTGTCGCTGGCCGAGCGCGAGACGCCGTTTCTGGCGGCGTTCGAGACGCCCGGAGACTCGACGCTGGTCCGGACGCTCCGGGAGGCCGCCGGCGGGACCGTCCGGCCGTTCGGTGCCGCGACCGAGGCGTCGTACTTCGCCGAACTCGCGCCGACGGTCGTGTTCGGACCGGGCGCGCTGGCCGACGACGAGGGCGCGGTGGCCCACGCGCCCCGCGAGTACGTCCGCGTCGCGGAAGTCGAGCAGGCCGGTGAGGCCGTCGAAGAGACGCTGGCGTCGCTCCTCTCCTGA